The DNA region cagAGAAAGTGGGACCCAGGTGCGGCGAAACGTCCGGCTGAGAGATGATAGGCCAATCAATCAGAGCTTAGACCACAGAAACggatttctttattaaaataaaaatcacacacgcacacacagtGAATTGAATCTCTCGCTATCTCTTCCTACAATACAAGGGAGATGTTCTTCCCTCCACCCTATCGACACCTACCCTCTACTTCGATTTCTTAGCTCCTTTAAAGAGGAGAGAGCTGAAGCGagtttttgtcaaaattattAAGCAAAACTCTAAAAGAGCCGGACGGATTcgagaagcaaaaaaaacagaggatcATCTTCTGGCCATGCGACTCTGCCTGTCTGCAAACTCCCTCTCGAGAGAggattctttgttttctttctgtttctcaAGTCtctgcttttttcttctttttacaaGAAATGCCCACCACCGATTCTCATGCTCATGCCCCTACTAATCCCAAGCAATGTCTTCTCTGCAACGCCGGCGCTGGTGCTGCTGCAGGTACCatcccttttttctttattttttttttctccagctTAGATCAATTACTTGAAACATTGatgttcttctttttattattattctataatttGGGTGCAGGAGTTATTGCTGCTACATTTGTGTGTCCTTTAGATGTTATCAAGACCAGGTTCCAGGTCCATGGTCTGCCTAAGTACGATGTTGCTACTAGTAGTATTAAAggttagatttaaaaaaataaaaataaaattagcttCTTTGCAGGTTCCGTGTAATTTGCTTATGAATTACagagtgtttttaattttggtcagGGAGTCTTATAGTTGGTAGTTTGGAACAAATATTTCGGAGGGAGGGGCTGCGCGGCATGTACCGGGGGCTTGCTCCAACTGTGCTAGCATTGCTTCCTAATTGGGCTGTAAGTTGTAGTATTACTTGCTCAATTTAGTTGCCTGCTCATTTCTTATAAACATAAATTTCAAGAATAGTGATTTTGTTTCTGACTTTTGCTTTGTACATTACAACATTTATTTATCGGTGTAAAACTAAAGCACTTGACTTGAATTTACATATTAGTTTGTGCGGAGTGTTTGATAATGTTTGCAAGTGTAGTTCAGAGCTCGCTTATGAGAATCTGGGGGCAAAAAACACCTATAAACTCTGTTATTATGCAATTAACTTTGTTTGCCTTCTTGTAAGATGCTTGAATTGTAGAAACATATTGAGCGAAAAtgatgaaagaagaaaataatccaCTCACAAGATTGAATAAATAATGATGAACTTGTCGTTCTCCTCAATCCATAAATCATTTGGTGAATTCAGTGCTATAGCACAAGCTATTTTAGTGCCACAATGTGTTGGATCTTTTAGGCCCTTCATTGACTTGGTTCTCTTATCCTCAGAACAAGTAATCACTAGTGAGAACTGAGGCCGCAGGTtgagtttttaatataatgaaatgTACTTGGTCAAATTTATAATCtttgattctcattctcatTTCCCCCAGCTTTTGAAGACTTCCTTTTTTTTGGCAGAGCATGcttctttgaattttcttctgCTGAATGacctaattttataatttttgcagGTTTATTTTACGATATATGAACAGTTCAAAAGCTTTCTTTGCTCCAATGGTTAGTGCTGATTTGCTACCTTTACGGGTGTTAAAGCAAAACTTGATTGttgctctcttttttccctgtggcatagttttttcttaagttaACTTTTTCTTAGTGTTAACGAGCTCGTGATTGTGTTGTTTGTGTAGATGAAAGTCATCATCTTTCAATAGGTGCTAACATGATAGCTGCTTCTGGTGCTGGAGCGGCAACAACTATTTTCACAAATCCTCTTTGGGTTGTAAAGACAAGACTTCAAGTGCGTTTGTTTAGTTCATGTCTTATTTTGTCTGTAATTGTAAAAAAGATACTAATTAACCCAGAACTCACCAATTGAAGCATCTAAAGAATAGTTAGACCAGGTTTCCTTTTCTTACACCGTGTATCATTAGCATGATGCATATAGCTCATTTGAGTCaagctttttgtttgtttccatGATGAACATGCCATGCCCACAGCCATGATGCACATTCAAGGATGGGCCAAGTGTGAGCTCACATGATGGAGAGGGGAGGACCTCCTCTCGAGTTcacatttgttattattttctgAGAGTAAGATATCCTACTTGTCCAGTCAACAACAATGCATTTGCCTGTGTGAAACCAGGTAGCATTAGCTAGATTGATGTGCTTAGgagttccttttcttcttcttgttaattTAGTTGcttgtgattattattatattttttatttattttacataatatGTTTGTGCCATGTGTACTTAAGTCATGACCTTGAAATTTGTGCATTGTACAAGgtaatgataattaaatctTCTATTCATGTAAATGACTTGTTCTGGTGTGGAAAGGATAGgagaagaaataaattgaacaTAGAATCCTTTAGTAGGCCACTAGCTGGGAAGATGAGTGGATGCATGCGTGTTTCAAGGAGCTGAGGAGGTCAGCATTCACAGTATTGTTTGCTTTTGCTCTGCAGACTCAAGGAATGAGAGCAGGTATCGTTCCATATAGGAGTACACTGTCTGCTTTGAGAAGAATAGCTCATGAGGAAGGCATGCGTGGGTTGTACAGGTATTGAATTCTACAAAGAATATCATTGGATTGTGTTAGATATTTATGTCTTTAGTTTGAAGGTGAGATTTGATATCTTGTGTGGCAATCAGTGGTCTTATACCTGCATTGGCTGGTGTTAGTCATGTTGCCATCCAATTTCCAACATATGAGAAGATCAAAATGTACTTGGCCACCCGAGGtaatttataatcatttttaCTCTCTTTGTAATTTCAAAGAggaaagaatttttttcaagttaatttcttGTTCCAGGTAATACCACAATGGATAACCTAGGTGCACGTGATGTTGCTGTTGCCTCATCAGTCTCCAAAATATTTGCTTCGACATTGACATATCCACATGAGGTatgttcttgaaaaaataatctgatTTCATTAGTTAATATATCCATGTTCACTAATCAGCATGAAGAATATAAAGGTACTAGGTGCTCAACTGCTCCCCACCTTCTCTAAGGTTCAGGAAGCTCTATAATCTTTCGATGGTCTTCTTATGGGGgttgtatgtatttttaaagTGCAAAAATTTGGATAATGAAACACTTCTTGCTTGTAATTGGAAGTTCCATGTCATTTTTTAGCAATcagaatcaagttttaaatgtattttcgAAGCTGCCTGTGATTGTAGAATTGTTATTGAGATTGTTTTGTTTATAggcattttataaaattcaaacttgttATGTAATGAAGAGTGCAGTcacttttatctttaaaaataaaaatcttatgaTGCTGTTTCTTACCCTCGGAAGCTTTTGCGGGTAGTAAGAATCACTTAGCATTCAAGTTTCAGTTTTATGAGCTTGTGACATCGTTTAAAAAGATACCTGAAATAGGTAAATATGAGAATTGTGCTCActgaccaaaaaaaaacccaaatgcCAATGCTTAAGGACTTCCCTTGGAAATCCTGTGAAGTGATGGGATACAGCTTTAAAAAATTCCCTTATTTCATTTCGCCACCAAAAAAGAATGCTGAGAAAAAGATATCCCAAATAACACTATTGCCCATATAGAAATCACATCCTCTCCAGGCCATTAACTTTGTACGGACTTTCTTGGATCTCTATAAGCCCACAGCTCCACGCACCAACTCCTGTAAGCTTCTTGCttgtttactttctatgagaCACTAAATGCTTGACTAGGATTAGTAGCTAGTTGTCTTGGTTGACAGGAAACTCTTACAGATTAATTTATTCTCTCATGATTTTGTAGGTAGTACGCTCAAGGCTTCAAGAACAAGGCTTCCACTCAGAAAAGCGTTACTCTGGTGTGGTTGATTGCATAAATAAAGTATTTCAACAAGAGGGTCTCCCTGGATTTTACCGTGGTTGTGCCACCAACCTTATCAGAACAACCCCCGCTGCTGTTATTACATTCACTAGCTTTGAGATGATTCACAGGTTTCTTGTCACCCTTTTCCTTCCCGATCCACAGCCTCACACATTGTGAAGATGGATCTTATTTGAGAATATTGCATGGATAGATATGGCTCGCATTGCCTTGAACTGCAACATGGAAGAGCAGATGAGGTCAGTCAGTGTCATGATGTCTTTGTGATAATCCTTTCCCTAGATTATATTTATGTATTCTTGATTGTCTCAGGTAGTTCTTAGAAAAACTGGATGCATTGATGCCCACATCCCTCATTGAAATTCTGCAACAAGAAGTTGTCAGTGGGGGGGGTGAATATCAATTTACACTGACAGtgataatgatgataaaaacGAGATGCTGTGTGAAATTTTCATATCAGAACATTCTCTTATGAATAATAATCAGAAATCATTTAACATCGTCTACTAAAGATTTCACACGCGGCATCCccatagttatttttaaagattaaattctTAACAAGGGTTCTAAAGATTTCATATTATAATCTCGTAAAGGATTCttaaacatattaataaaataaaataggaagTCCTAAGTAATGGGCCTGTGTGTTGTTGTAAGCCGAAAGTCCTAAGAAATGAGCCTGTGTTTTTTGTAAGCCTTCTCACAAatcatgtttttgtattttataatttcaattaaattttcaagaattaaaattaaaattcacaaaTCATCGATTTTCCcacatttttcaataaaaaaagtacTTCAAACTTATTCAAACAAGCACCATAAACCCGTTACCAACTTTCAAAATACTATTACAAACCATAGGTCATAAATTGAATACATATTTCGGCTTCCATCTCCACTTTTCGGCCATGTATAAGTATTTCGTACGTACCAATCTATTCAACTCACTCATACGACCTCTTTGACATTTTTTTACTATGATAATTTTCGAAAGAACCACTGTTGTTATCTTCTCTCTTTCCTTGCTTCTCCTCAATTTTTTCCTCTCTCCCACATAAATAGAATCAAAAgttaacaaaataaatgttaGGAAATGGTCCTTACAAACATCGAATTAACAAGTTGGAAGATCCTACAGACAAGGATTTATGGACACTGTTCACCAGAACATTGATGATGATTTTGCCCTTGCCCTTCTAATTAAATAGTCTGTTTGGGATTCTTATAACAGTtatgatttaaagtatttttttgtttagaaatacattaaaataatattattattttattattttttaaaaattatttttgatattatgaaaacataaaaataaaaataataaaataaatttcaaaaatccttGTATTGGCTATTGGAGccattcaaattttatttatttattttggtcaaTTTGTTGTTACTATCTATTTTTTATCGTatgattgaaataaaatcaatttatttaatataatctGTTCTATAACTTGAGtgacatatttttttcccttcttaaaAAAGCATTTGTACTATTTAAACATCATttttaacctataaaaaaacactGCGGTGTAGCGTGTGTACACGACTAGTGTGAAGTACTAAATCGaatatagattttaaaagatcacttaaaatgtttaataaaacaatccaaaatgaTTTCGTTTTGACCATAATAAACAATATATAAGAATGTCTAATCCACTATGATACTCGGTCTAGAGCAACAGTACAGACTCTCTTCTGTTATTGTTATGTTGATAGTTAGTAAGAAATGTAGGCCTGCCTTTGTAAATGGGCAAAATCTTTGACTGCGACTGCGAGGGCCACTAGCATCCACAGGCTTAAGTTGTGAAACCCAACACAGAATTTGGATATCTGTGTGAGCCTGCAAAAGGATCCGTTGTTAGCGGGCCTTACACTAATTAACAGAGACCAAGCTGGGTCTGGGAATTAGGTTCAATTGCActcttgaattttctttgagCAAGCCTTGCAGGCATGGATTCTTCCCAGTTTGCCAGTCGCCGGGCAAATAACGAAGAAATATGCAGCAGGGTAACAGTGCTGGTTGCCGGAAGAGCCAAAGAAACCTTTAGCTTTGGTGTTGTTTGCTGCCTGAATCAAGGGATCTGTGTATATTTTCTCAGTACAGAGAAAGAAATAAGGGGGGGAACAGGAAAGGATCGCCTGGCTTGGTTGGAGAACTCAAGTGTCTAATCACTCAAAAGTCTCTATTCCTGATACGATAGCCCGTATAAAGGTTTATCTCAAGAGCTTACTTGCAAATTAAATCTTCATTATTCAGATTAGGAGGGAAAATCCTTATCCCAGCGAGAGAACTGAATTATTTGCCACTTAAAAAAGTTAATACCCCACTGAAAAGCTCGAGGACTAAAACAAAGAACATGATTTGAAAAATCTTCTCCTCATTTCTATTCCTTGGTGCCAGTTATTAGTGTAATAATAAAGGGAGCAGTGCCCACAATTTGACAACTCATTATCTGAAAAAGGGAATCCTATGAGCCTCATTTCCTCGTTCGAACATGAAGGCAACAGAGTTAGAGCC from Populus alba chromosome 14, ASM523922v2, whole genome shotgun sequence includes:
- the LOC118041017 gene encoding nicotinamide adenine dinucleotide transporter 1, chloroplastic, whose protein sequence is MPTTDSHAHAPTNPKQCLLCNAGAGAAAGVIAATFVCPLDVIKTRFQVHGLPKYDVATSSIKGSLIVGSLEQIFRREGLRGMYRGLAPTVLALLPNWAVYFTIYEQFKSFLCSNDESHHLSIGANMIAASGAGAATTIFTNPLWVVKTRLQTQGMRAGIVPYRSTLSALRRIAHEEGMRGLYSGLIPALAGVSHVAIQFPTYEKIKMYLATRGNTTMDNLGARDVAVASSVSKIFASTLTYPHEVVRSRLQEQGFHSEKRYSGVVDCINKVFQQEGLPGFYRGCATNLIRTTPAAVITFTSFEMIHRFLVTLFLPDPQPHTL